In Alicyclobacillus macrosporangiidus CPP55, a single window of DNA contains:
- a CDS encoding ROK family protein: MGSSRTAGEIGHVVVDPDGPRCTCGQRGCLERMVSVPAVFDGLGAGEIDPADNAAVAHASGWGAALAAIHPFEATSAL, translated from the coding sequence ATGGGTTCAAGCCGGACCGCCGGCGAGATCGGCCACGTGGTCGTGGATCCGGATGGGCCCCGCTGCACCTGCGGTCAGCGCGGTTGCCTGGAGCGGATGGTGAGCGTGCCCGCCGTGTTTGATGGGCTTGGGGCGGGGGAGATCGATCCCGCGGACAACGCCGCCGTCGCCCACGCCTCTGGCTGGGGCGCTGCCCTCGCGGCCATCCATCCCTTCGAGGCGACGTCTGCGCTCTGA
- a CDS encoding sodium:solute symporter family transporter: MSGFDWFILIAYFFVMIGIGVWSYKRVGSADEYFTTGGKMPWWLAGVSHHMSGYSAAVFVAYAAVAYTNGFTLYVWWAVPVSIAVFIGAIWIAPRWARLREHYGVGSPMEYLATRYNVPTQQLMAWCGVVLKIFDVGPSGPPSPSSCRCSPACRCPSASSSPAACRSSTRPSAGCGRTP, translated from the coding sequence ATGTCCGGCTTCGATTGGTTTATCCTCATCGCGTACTTTTTCGTCATGATCGGCATCGGGGTCTGGTCGTACAAGCGGGTCGGAAGCGCGGACGAGTATTTCACCACCGGCGGCAAGATGCCCTGGTGGCTGGCCGGTGTGTCGCACCACATGTCCGGATACAGCGCCGCCGTGTTCGTGGCGTACGCCGCCGTCGCCTATACCAACGGCTTCACGCTGTACGTCTGGTGGGCGGTGCCCGTGTCGATCGCGGTCTTCATCGGCGCCATCTGGATTGCACCCCGTTGGGCGCGGCTGCGGGAGCACTACGGTGTGGGCTCTCCGATGGAGTACCTGGCTACCCGGTACAACGTGCCCACCCAACAGCTGATGGCCTGGTGCGGCGTGGTGCTCAAGATCTTCGACGTCGGGCCAAGTGGGCCGCCATCGCCATCATCCTGCAGGTGTTCACCGGCCTGCCGCTGTCCGTCGGCATCCTCATCTCCGGCGGCGTGTCGCTCATCTACTCGACCATCGGCGGGCTGTGGGCGGACGCCCTGA
- a CDS encoding sodium:solute symporter family transporter, with the protein MFTGLPLSVGILISGGVSLIYSTIGGLWADALTDFAQFVIQFVAGIAMFVIVLAKLGGIGAIGGIWAKLPPNHSHLFDGPYTFWFVVAYLLIDFLSYNGGTWNLAQRYLASPNGKEARKAAILSGFLYLLWPLILFFPMWAAPLFFPHLAKPDQSYALMARTFLPPGLVGLVLAGMFSHTMAMTTSDANAISSVVTRDILPRLSARTRNLSPRGALVAARTTTLVFVLLTMLVAVEQNAFGGVLGLIITWFGALVGPISIAMLFGLLPAYRHSGPAAAIVSLVGGVVMFALDKYAFHVSTAATVGLPVLVSLILYIAIGWFSRNRALKPEVAQMMEALSQDVPSPSDTYATTGRG; encoded by the coding sequence GTGTTCACCGGCCTGCCGCTGTCCGTCGGCATCCTCATCTCCGGCGGCGTGTCGCTCATCTACTCGACCATCGGCGGGCTGTGGGCGGACGCCCTGACGGACTTCGCGCAGTTTGTCATCCAGTTCGTCGCCGGGATCGCCATGTTCGTCATCGTGCTCGCCAAACTCGGGGGCATCGGCGCCATCGGCGGCATCTGGGCGAAGCTGCCGCCCAACCACAGCCACCTGTTCGACGGCCCGTACACCTTCTGGTTTGTCGTGGCCTACCTCTTGATCGACTTTCTCAGCTACAACGGGGGGACGTGGAACCTCGCGCAGCGGTACCTGGCGTCGCCCAACGGCAAGGAGGCGAGAAAGGCCGCCATCCTCTCCGGCTTCCTGTATCTCCTGTGGCCCCTCATCCTCTTCTTCCCGATGTGGGCCGCACCGCTCTTTTTCCCGCACCTGGCCAAGCCGGATCAGTCCTACGCCCTCATGGCGCGCACCTTCCTGCCGCCAGGGCTCGTGGGCCTCGTCCTGGCCGGCATGTTCAGCCACACGATGGCCATGACCACGTCGGACGCCAACGCCATCTCGTCCGTCGTCACTCGCGACATCCTGCCCCGGCTGTCGGCGCGGACGCGCAATCTCAGCCCGCGGGGCGCGCTCGTCGCCGCGCGGACGACCACGCTGGTGTTCGTGCTGCTGACCATGCTCGTGGCCGTCGAACAGAACGCCTTCGGCGGCGTGTTGGGGCTCATCATCACCTGGTTCGGCGCCCTCGTCGGGCCCATCTCCATCGCCATGCTCTTCGGCCTGCTGCCGGCCTACCGCCACAGCGGCCCGGCGGCCGCCATCGTCTCACTGGTCGGCGGCGTCGTGATGTTCGCCCTTGACAAGTACGCCTTCCACGTCAGCACCGCCGCGACCGTCGGTCTGCCCGTCCTGGTGTCGCTCATCCTCTACATCGCCATCGGATGGTTCTCCCGCAACCGCGCGCTTAAGCCCGAGGTCGCGCAGATGATGGAGGCCCTGAGCCAGGACGTGCCCTCTCCGTCTGACACGTACGCCACGACCGGGCGCGGCTGA
- a CDS encoding AGE family epimerase/isomerase yields MSTTQDLRTFYEEHLHTVLLPFWQRAVDPRHGGVYTCFNNDGTVLVSRDKYTWSQGRFAWLWSTIARLAQAGVLSVPAEPFLEQAGRTVAFLRRHAILPNGNCAYLLTEDGTPKEALPGAGHDISFYADCFVIVGFTGYARGSGDEAALEDALRLYDHVVERARSGALRTEPYPIPPGMRAHAVPMILVNVTQELLDLLVAAGHARAGEMRDRLVGYAEDILATFMQPDGRVAEILPARAEDDDTVLCRHLNPGHTIEDMGFLLRAAGQTGRTDWIAPALRAIRKAFDLGWDDDHGGLFRFVDRDGGPPSGRRFGDRYEQLILDTWDMKLWWPHAEALYATLLAHQVTGAEDMRRLYDRTHAYAFRTFPNPDPEVGEWVQIRDRSGRPADRVVALPVKDPFHILRSVLLILERLAEEETSR; encoded by the coding sequence GTGAGCACCACCCAGGACCTGCGGACCTTCTACGAGGAGCACCTGCACACGGTGCTTCTGCCGTTCTGGCAACGCGCCGTCGATCCCCGCCACGGCGGGGTCTACACCTGCTTCAACAACGACGGGACCGTCCTCGTCAGCCGGGACAAATACACCTGGTCGCAGGGGCGATTCGCCTGGTTGTGGTCGACCATCGCGCGCCTGGCCCAGGCCGGGGTCCTGTCCGTGCCGGCCGAGCCGTTCCTGGAACAGGCCGGGCGGACCGTCGCCTTCCTGCGGCGACACGCCATCCTGCCCAACGGCAACTGCGCCTACCTGCTCACCGAGGACGGGACGCCGAAGGAGGCCCTCCCCGGTGCCGGGCATGACATCAGCTTTTACGCCGACTGCTTCGTGATCGTCGGTTTCACCGGCTACGCCCGCGGAAGCGGCGACGAGGCCGCCTTGGAGGACGCCCTTCGATTGTACGATCACGTCGTCGAACGCGCCCGCTCCGGCGCCCTCCGCACCGAACCCTACCCCATCCCGCCGGGGATGCGGGCACACGCTGTCCCGATGATCCTCGTCAACGTCACGCAGGAGCTGCTGGACCTGCTCGTGGCGGCGGGCCATGCGCGGGCGGGGGAGATGCGGGATCGCCTCGTCGGTTACGCCGAGGACATCCTCGCCACCTTCATGCAGCCGGACGGGCGGGTGGCGGAGATCCTCCCCGCCCGGGCGGAGGACGACGACACCGTGCTGTGCCGCCACTTGAACCCAGGGCACACCATCGAGGACATGGGGTTCCTCCTCCGGGCGGCCGGGCAGACCGGGCGGACGGATTGGATCGCGCCGGCCCTGCGCGCCATCCGCAAGGCCTTCGATCTCGGTTGGGACGACGATCACGGCGGGCTGTTCCGCTTCGTCGACCGGGACGGCGGCCCGCCCTCGGGGCGCCGCTTCGGCGATCGCTACGAGCAGCTCATCCTGGACACCTGGGACATGAAGCTGTGGTGGCCTCACGCGGAAGCCCTGTACGCCACGCTGCTGGCGCACCAGGTCACCGGGGCGGAGGACATGAGACGCCTGTATGACCGCACGCACGCCTACGCCTTTCGGACCTTCCCGAACCCTGACCCCGAGGTCGGGGAGTGGGTGCAGATCCGGGATCGATCCGGCCGGCCCGCCGACAGGGTCGTCGCCCTGCCGGTCAAGGACCCGTTTCACATCCTCCGCAGCGTGCTCCTCATCCTGGAGCGGTTGGCGGAGGAGGAGACCTCGAGATGA
- a CDS encoding neutral/alkaline non-lysosomal ceramidase N-terminal domain-containing protein, with amino-acid sequence MTGLRLGAAKVDITPRTPMPLAGFAHRTGPSEGVAHPLHLRAFVLAQGGVRVVWITADLIWWGPELAGRLRRRIADRWGIPQAGVLLHATHNHSGPQTTARFTAPLGLPDEGYLRQLEAAAEDAVKEASGHLEPVSLAFGTGVWGAGVHRRRVIDGVCRMAPNPDGPNDPRVTVLSFLRPDGRPKALWVHATCHPTTTDENRVSSEFPGVAMDALEAHLGGGAVAGFLQGFCGDVRPALTRDGAFVRGTQADVEHVARQLVDAVGEVLLTPLRDAGDPSLKAAGWDVPLRFARVPDDGELAQAAADPGIRGEWARRLLDERDRRRPSVPLHLTALRLTSRLGLVAADAEMVCEYGLHLRRIGQGRLLPVGYTNGMIGYVPTAGQIREGGYEPYESCFYFALPSPFDERIEADILDAFHQITSKKGVGRERIRTALCRLPGGRAPGAGVPRPRSHGPSRRRPRRGPDEPPPD; translated from the coding sequence ATGACGGGACTGCGGCTCGGTGCCGCGAAGGTGGACATCACACCGCGGACGCCCATGCCCCTGGCGGGATTCGCCCACCGCACCGGCCCGTCCGAAGGGGTGGCACATCCGCTGCACCTGCGCGCGTTCGTCCTCGCCCAGGGAGGGGTCCGCGTGGTGTGGATCACCGCCGACCTCATCTGGTGGGGCCCGGAGTTGGCGGGACGCTTGCGCCGCCGCATCGCGGACCGGTGGGGCATCCCGCAGGCGGGCGTCCTGCTGCACGCCACTCACAACCATTCCGGGCCGCAGACCACCGCCCGCTTCACCGCCCCCCTCGGCCTGCCGGACGAGGGATACCTCCGCCAACTGGAGGCCGCCGCCGAGGATGCGGTGAAGGAGGCGTCCGGTCATCTGGAGCCCGTGTCGCTGGCCTTCGGAACCGGGGTGTGGGGCGCAGGTGTGCATCGGCGGCGCGTGATCGACGGCGTCTGCCGGATGGCGCCCAATCCGGATGGCCCGAACGATCCGCGGGTCACCGTCCTCTCGTTCCTCCGCCCGGACGGCCGCCCGAAGGCGCTCTGGGTGCACGCCACCTGCCATCCCACCACCACCGATGAGAACCGGGTCTCCTCGGAGTTCCCCGGGGTGGCCATGGATGCGCTGGAGGCGCACCTGGGCGGCGGGGCGGTCGCCGGTTTTCTCCAGGGCTTCTGCGGCGACGTACGCCCGGCCCTGACGCGGGACGGGGCGTTCGTTCGCGGGACGCAGGCGGACGTGGAACACGTCGCCCGCCAGCTGGTGGATGCGGTCGGTGAGGTCCTGCTCACCCCGCTCCGGGACGCAGGCGACCCGTCGCTGAAAGCCGCCGGGTGGGACGTCCCGCTTCGGTTCGCACGGGTTCCGGACGACGGCGAACTGGCTCAGGCCGCGGCCGATCCCGGCATCCGCGGCGAGTGGGCCAGGCGGTTGTTGGACGAGCGGGATCGAAGGCGCCCGTCCGTGCCGCTGCACCTGACGGCCCTTCGGTTGACGTCCAGGCTCGGCCTCGTCGCCGCGGACGCGGAGATGGTCTGCGAATACGGGCTTCACCTGCGCCGCATCGGCCAGGGCCGCCTGTTGCCCGTTGGGTACACGAACGGGATGATCGGCTACGTCCCGACGGCCGGCCAGATCCGGGAGGGCGGCTACGAACCGTACGAGTCGTGCTTTTACTTCGCGCTGCCGTCGCCGTTTGATGAGCGCATCGAGGCGGATATCCTGGACGCCTTTCATCAAATCACATCGAAAAAGGGTGTTGGTCGTGAGAGAATCCGTACAGCCTTGTGTCGACTTCCAGGTGGACGCGCTCCGGGTGCGGGTGTACCGCGACCGCGAAGCCATGGGCCAAGCCGCCGCCGCCCACGTCGCGGCCCTGATGAACCGCCTCCTGACTGA
- a CDS encoding 6-phosphogluconolactonase, with amino-acid sequence MNRLLTERGHIRMVFAAAPSQNELLAHLAQHPIDWSRVTAFHMDEYIGLAPDDPRRFAHYLRTHLFDLVRPGAVHILDPAGDPEQECRRYTRLLQEAPIDVICLGIGENGHIAFNDPGVADFEDPAWVKVVPLDPRSRMQQVHDGCFPALDEVPTAAVTLTVPVFRAARHLVAVVPGPTKREAVRRTLQGPISPECPASILRTHPDVVLFLDLDAYGGGDGDGGAGEAEAAEARPGRGCTVAPTGPARGAARTAWPEPEPRVRVSEGEAPLRVEGRHYRTGAPVAVEMSAGRIVRVTPAPERPGLPFIGPGLVDLQVNGFRGIDFNTRPLDVAAIQRVVHALWAEGVTAFLPTIITNSDEAIAELAASVAHALRDAADGRVVQGLWDPPGASEHGRRDRSGGIPTIPGIHLEGPFISPEDGPRGAHDRRYVQPPDWDRFQRWQEAAEGRIRLVTLSPEWPEAVAFIARCAASGVRVAIGHTAAGSDQIAAAVRAGATLSTHLGNGAHPRLPRHSNYIWDQLACDELWASVIADGFHLPDAVLKVFLRAKGERVFLVSDVVDLGGLAPGRYTTHIGGDVVLTPEGKLHLAHHPELLAGSVQSLRQGVGNLVAKGLCSLADAWVMASVRPADYLGLPVARDIAPGEPADLVLFTFDGQVHVERTVKAGVIVHDARGETEGGSQG; translated from the coding sequence ATGAACCGCCTCCTGACTGAGCGCGGCCACATCCGCATGGTCTTCGCGGCCGCCCCGTCCCAGAACGAGCTGTTGGCCCACCTGGCCCAGCATCCCATCGACTGGTCCCGCGTGACGGCCTTTCATATGGACGAGTACATCGGGCTCGCCCCGGACGATCCGCGCCGCTTCGCCCACTACCTGCGCACGCACCTGTTCGACCTCGTGCGCCCGGGTGCGGTCCATATCCTCGATCCCGCCGGCGACCCCGAACAGGAATGCCGCCGCTACACCCGGCTGCTCCAGGAGGCGCCCATCGACGTTATCTGCCTCGGCATCGGGGAGAACGGGCACATCGCCTTCAACGACCCGGGCGTCGCCGACTTCGAGGACCCGGCTTGGGTGAAGGTGGTGCCGCTCGATCCGCGGTCCCGCATGCAACAGGTCCACGACGGGTGCTTCCCGGCCCTCGACGAGGTGCCGACGGCCGCCGTGACGCTCACGGTTCCGGTCTTCCGGGCGGCTCGCCACCTGGTGGCGGTCGTGCCCGGCCCGACGAAGCGGGAGGCGGTGCGGCGGACGCTGCAGGGTCCCATCTCGCCCGAATGCCCGGCGTCCATCCTGCGCACCCACCCGGACGTGGTCCTGTTCCTGGACCTGGATGCGTATGGGGGCGGAGACGGGGACGGGGGCGCGGGGGAGGCCGAGGCGGCCGAGGCGCGGCCTGGCCGGGGCTGCACCGTGGCGCCGACCGGCCCGGCACGCGGTGCGGCGCGCACCGCGTGGCCGGAGCCCGAGCCCCGTGTGCGTGTCTCCGAGGGTGAGGCGCCCCTGCGGGTGGAGGGCCGCCATTACCGCACCGGGGCGCCCGTGGCGGTGGAGATGTCGGCAGGACGCATCGTCCGGGTGACCCCGGCGCCGGAGCGGCCGGGATTGCCCTTCATCGGGCCGGGCCTCGTCGATCTTCAGGTCAACGGCTTCCGCGGGATCGACTTCAACACCCGGCCCCTCGACGTCGCGGCCATCCAGCGCGTGGTGCACGCCCTTTGGGCAGAGGGGGTGACAGCGTTCCTGCCGACCATCATCACGAACAGTGACGAGGCCATCGCGGAGCTCGCCGCGAGCGTGGCGCATGCGCTTCGGGATGCAGCCGACGGGCGCGTGGTGCAGGGGTTGTGGGATCCACCCGGTGCGAGCGAACACGGCCGGCGGGATCGATCCGGTGGGATCCCCACCATCCCCGGCATCCACCTGGAGGGCCCTTTCATCTCGCCGGAGGATGGCCCCCGGGGCGCCCACGATCGGCGCTACGTCCAGCCGCCCGACTGGGACCGGTTCCAGCGCTGGCAGGAGGCGGCGGAGGGGCGGATTCGACTGGTCACTCTCTCGCCGGAGTGGCCGGAGGCGGTGGCGTTCATCGCCCGCTGCGCGGCGTCGGGCGTCCGGGTGGCCATCGGGCATACGGCGGCAGGATCGGACCAAATCGCGGCCGCCGTCCGGGCCGGGGCGACGCTGTCCACGCACCTCGGCAATGGGGCCCATCCCCGGCTTCCGAGGCATTCCAACTACATCTGGGACCAGCTGGCTTGTGACGAACTGTGGGCGTCCGTCATCGCCGACGGCTTCCACCTGCCGGACGCCGTGCTGAAGGTGTTCCTGCGGGCCAAGGGTGAGCGGGTGTTTCTCGTCAGCGACGTGGTGGACCTGGGCGGCCTCGCGCCCGGGCGCTACACCACCCACATCGGCGGGGACGTGGTGCTGACGCCTGAGGGGAAGCTGCACTTGGCCCATCACCCGGAGCTCCTGGCGGGCTCGGTGCAGTCCCTGCGCCAGGGCGTCGGCAACCTGGTGGCGAAGGGGTTGTGTTCGCTGGCGGACGCGTGGGTGATGGCGTCCGTGCGCCCCGCGGACTACCTCGGGCTGCCGGTGGCCCGGGACATCGCCCCCGGGGAGCCGGCGGATCTGGTGCTGTTCACCTTTGACGGGCAGGTGCATGTGGAGCGGACGGTGAAGGCCGGCGTGATCGTCCATGATGCGCGGGGAGAAACGGAAGGAGGGAGCCAGGGATGA
- a CDS encoding sugar isomerase domain-containing protein encodes MTESVMTQYLDKIIRHLQALHDEEQEAVRRAARLVADQVKADRIVYVYGPGGHSNLGSQEVFFRAGGLMHISAILDEGTLLSNGALRSMAIERTPGYGAIVIAYNDLKAGDLLILVNAYGINAACIDAALEARRRGVTTIGVTSVRHAQRTPLDHPARHPSKKNLFEVVDVVLDSKVDVGDAVVEIPGLDQAVAAMSTFANAYLLNSLMAEAVALLVAEGVQPPIWMSANAPGGDDANARFIERFRGRIRKL; translated from the coding sequence ATGACAGAGTCGGTCATGACCCAGTATCTCGACAAGATCATCCGCCACCTGCAGGCGCTGCACGACGAGGAACAGGAGGCCGTGCGCAGGGCGGCGAGGCTGGTGGCGGATCAGGTCAAGGCGGACCGGATTGTGTACGTGTACGGGCCGGGCGGACACTCGAACCTGGGCAGCCAGGAGGTGTTCTTCCGCGCGGGCGGGCTCATGCACATCAGCGCCATCCTGGACGAGGGGACGCTGCTCTCCAACGGGGCGCTGAGATCGATGGCCATCGAGCGGACACCCGGGTACGGGGCCATCGTGATCGCGTACAACGACCTGAAGGCGGGCGACCTGTTGATTCTGGTCAATGCGTACGGCATCAACGCGGCGTGCATCGATGCGGCGCTGGAGGCCAGACGGCGGGGTGTGACGACCATCGGCGTGACCTCGGTGCGGCATGCACAGCGTACGCCGCTCGATCACCCGGCCCGCCACCCGAGCAAGAAGAACCTGTTCGAGGTGGTCGACGTGGTCCTCGACAGCAAGGTGGACGTCGGCGACGCGGTGGTGGAGATCCCGGGCCTCGACCAGGCGGTGGCCGCGATGTCGACCTTCGCCAACGCCTACCTGCTGAACTCGCTGATGGCGGAGGCGGTCGCCCTCCTGGTGGCGGAAGGGGTGCAACCGCCCATATGGATGAGCGCCAACGCCCCAGGGGGCGATGACGCGAACGCCCGCTTCATCGAGCGGTTCCGGGGGCGGATCCGGAAGTTGTAG
- a CDS encoding substrate-binding domain-containing protein, producing MANISDVAKLAGVSPMTVSRVINQSGHVKEETRLRVLRAMKELNYVPNDLARSLVRRRTDTLALIVPDITNPFFTTVARGTEDTARKNDFRVVLCNSDEDPVKELEYIRMCVSIRVDGVIIAATGDGARRNLALLDSFEIPYVLVDRKVDGVQADVVTGDSFMGAYHLVKHLIDLGHRDIAMITGFLTTSTARERRDGYRRALEEHGIPFREAFVKETSYMRNMDFALVEQLLDCTPRPTAIFAANNFLAVQVIQGLRHRGLRVPEDIAVVCFDDVDPYSLVEPFLTVASQPAYNFGTIATQLLIERIEHGEGPAPSPRNIVLQPEIIIRKSSGHALQRGHRPPTTSGSAPGTAR from the coding sequence GTGGCAAACATCTCCGATGTCGCCAAGCTCGCTGGCGTCTCCCCCATGACCGTGTCAAGGGTCATCAATCAGAGTGGCCATGTGAAAGAAGAGACGCGCCTGCGCGTCCTTCGCGCGATGAAAGAACTGAATTATGTCCCCAATGACCTTGCGCGAAGCCTGGTGCGCAGGCGCACGGACACCCTCGCCTTGATTGTTCCGGACATCACCAACCCGTTTTTCACCACGGTGGCACGCGGGACAGAGGACACCGCGCGCAAGAACGATTTCCGCGTCGTCTTGTGCAACAGCGACGAGGACCCGGTCAAGGAGCTGGAGTACATTCGAATGTGCGTATCCATCCGCGTCGACGGCGTGATCATCGCCGCGACCGGAGACGGGGCGCGCAGAAACCTGGCGCTGCTCGACTCATTCGAAATCCCATACGTGCTCGTCGACCGCAAGGTGGACGGCGTGCAGGCCGACGTGGTCACGGGAGACAGCTTCATGGGAGCATATCATCTCGTCAAACATCTCATCGACCTCGGGCACCGGGACATCGCGATGATCACGGGATTCCTCACGACGTCGACCGCGCGCGAACGGCGGGATGGGTACCGTCGTGCGCTGGAGGAGCACGGCATCCCGTTTCGGGAAGCATTCGTGAAGGAGACGTCGTACATGCGCAACATGGACTTCGCCCTGGTCGAGCAGTTGCTCGACTGTACACCGCGCCCGACGGCGATCTTCGCAGCGAACAACTTTCTCGCGGTCCAGGTGATCCAAGGATTGCGCCACCGCGGACTGCGGGTCCCCGAAGACATCGCCGTTGTGTGTTTTGACGATGTGGATCCATACTCCCTGGTGGAACCGTTCCTCACCGTGGCCAGTCAACCCGCGTACAATTTCGGAACCATCGCCACGCAACTGTTGATCGAGCGGATCGAACACGGCGAAGGACCTGCGCCGTCCCCGCGCAACATCGTACTGCAGCCGGAGATCATCATCCGGAAATCCTCCGGGCACGCGCTTCAAAGGGGCCATCGACCGCCTACAACTTCCGGATCCGCCCCCGGAACCGCTCGATGA